The nucleotide window ACCTTCGGTCGGAACATTCATGCAGCGCTGTGGCCAGGTGACAGGCACCCGGTACAACTTCGAACAGCTTCTCGAATCGGAAGAACTGGTGACGGTTTTTCCAGAGGGGGCCAAGGGCCCCGGCAAGCCGTTCAGCGACCGGTACAAGCTGGTCAATTTCAATGTGGGTTTCGTGGAACTGGCGATCAGGCACAAGACGCCGATTATTCCAACATCGGTGATCGGGGGCGAGGAACAGTATCCGGCGCTCGTCAATATCAAGCCGCTCGCCAAAGCCCTGGGTGTTCCGTATTTCCCCATCACGCCCCAGATGCTGCTTCTGCCCCTTCCCCTGTGGGGGCTTCCGCTTCCGACCAAATACCGGATTCGCTATGGAGCGCCAATCGAGCTTCATCGGGAATACCCGGAGCATGCGACCGAGGATCCCGAACTGATGCGCCGTATTGCACGGGAGATACAGGACACTGTCCAGGAAATGGTCAATGAGGATC belongs to Deltaproteobacteria bacterium and includes:
- a CDS encoding acyltransferase family protein gives rise to the protein MDQSNRHRVIEFARRVLGDERVDLILNAPFNDLGFGYDQFGMERESILLGYLLARPLYQSWFRAESTGHENLPARGRAMVVPNHSGVLPIDGLLIYIDIMEKAPNPRLMRGIIEKVFSGIPSVGTFMQRCGQVTGTRYNFEQLLESEELVTVFPEGAKGPGKPFSDRYKLVNFNVGFVELAIRHKTPIIPTSVIGGEEQYPALVNIKPLAKALGVPYFPITPQMLLLPLPLWGLPLPTKYRIRYGAPIELHREYPEHATEDPELMRRIAREIQDTVQEMVNEDLAGRESVWFG